The following is a genomic window from Thioclava electrotropha.
CGGGTCGAGGGCGAACCCGTCGTCATCAAGAACCCGGTCCATGCCCGGTCGCTCGGCATCTCGATCATCTACCAGGAACTCGCGGTGGTGAATAATCTCACCGTCGCCGAGAACGTCTTTCTCGCGCGCGAGCCGCTATTGCCCACGGGCCTGATCGACCGCACCAAGATGAATGCGGACACCCGCGCGGTGCTGCACGAGCTTGGCGTGGAAATCGATCCCGAAGCGATGGTCGGCACGCTTTCGATCGGCCAGAGGCAGCTGATCGAGATCGCGCGTGCCATCTCCTACAATTCCAAGCTCATCATCATGGACGAGCCGACCGCGTCGCTCAGCCACCACGAGGCATCGACACTGTTGCGCATGTCGCGCAAGCTGGCCGCGCAGGGTGTCGGCATCGTCTTCATTTCGCACAAGCTCGAGGAAATCTTCGAGATCGCCGACCGCGTCACCGTGCTGCGCGACGGGCGCACGGTGGACACTCGGCCCGTGTCCGAGATGACGAGCGACCTGCTGGTGCGCCTGATGGTGGATCGCGAGCTCGATCAGCTCTTCGGTCATCACATCTCCCATGCGACCGACGAGGTTCTGATGTCGGTGCGCAATCTCACCGAGAAGCGCGTGAAGGACGAAGGCGTCTTCGTGCGCGACGTCGATTTCGACCTGCGTCGCGGCGAGGTGCTGGGCTTCTTCGGTCTGGTCGGCGCCGGGCGGACCGAAGTGATGGAGATGATCTTCGGCAGCCGCCCCCATAGCGGCGAGATTTCGATCAACGGCAAACCGGCGCGGATTTCCTCGCCCTCGGACGCGATCGAGCATGGGCTCGGATTTGTGACCGAGGATCGGCAGTCGCGCGGGCTTGTCCTCGGCATGTCGGTGCGCGAGAATTTCTCGCTGACGCATCTGAGTGACTATTGCAGCCTCGACTTCGTGAACCGTCGCAAGGAAACCGCGGCCTGTGCGGATTACATCCGCGCGCTGGGCATCAAAACGCCGTCGCCCGAGCAGAAGGTGCTCAACCTGTCGGGCGGCAACCAGCAGAAGGTCGTCTTGGCGAAATGGGCCGCGCGCCGCCCGCAGATCCTGATCGTCGACGAACCGACGCGCGGGATCGACATCGGCGCGAAGGCCGAGGTCCACACGTTGCTGGGCAAGATGGCCGAGGAGGGCATGTCGATCATCGTGGTCTCTTCGGACCTGCCGGAGATCCTTGCGATCAGCGACCGTGTGATCGTGCTGAAGGAGGGGAAGATCAGCGGTGAACTGACCCGAGAGAACGCCACGCAGGAGAGCGTGATGCTGGCGGCGACCGGCTGAGGCCGTCCCGTCGAACCAAATGTGAATGAACGAAACGGAGACTGAAATGACCAAGCGCGTAGTATTTACAGGCGGAACCGGCAAGGCTGGGCGTCATGCGGTGCCGCATCTGCTGAGCAAGGGCTACGATGTGCTCAACGTCGACCTCAAGCCGCTCGACCTGCCCGGCGTCAACACGCTGATCACCGATGTGACCGACAGCGGCGCCGTGTTCAACGCGCTGACCACCCACCACGACTTCGGCGGGTTCGAGAAGGGCGCGCCGCCTTCGCCGCCCGATGCGATCGTGCATTTCGCCGCGATCCCGCGCGTGCTGATCGAGCCCGACAACGTGACCTATCAGGCCAATGTCATGAGCACCTACAATGTGCTCGAGGCGGCAATGAAGCTCGGCGTGCGCAAGGTGATCATCGCCTCGTCCGAGACGACCTACGGCGTGTGCTTCGCCGAGGGCGACAAGGATTTCCACTCCTTCCCGCTCGAGGAAGATTACGACAGCGATCCGATGGACAGCTACGGGCTCTCCAAGGTCTGCAACGAAAAGACCGCCCGCGCTTTCGCCGCCCGCTACGGCGCGGATATCTATGCGCTGCGCATCGGCAACGTGATCGAGCCGGATGAATACGGCATGTTCAAAGGCTTCCTTAAGGACCCGATGAGCCGCAAGCGCAACGCCTGGAGCTATATCGACGCCCGCGACCTGGGTGAGATCGTGCATCTGTGCATCGAGAAGGACGGGCTGGGCTATCAGGTGTTCAACGCGGTCAACGACACGATCACCGCCGATATGCCGACCACCGAGTTCTTGAAGAAATACTGCCCGAACACGCCGATCACCCGCGAGATGGGCGCCGACGAGGCGCCGATTTCGAACCGCAAGGCGCGCGAGGTTCTGGGCTTCAAGGAAGCGCATCCGTGGCGCAAATACGTGGAGGTATGATCGCCACGGTCCCCGCGATGTTTTTAGCGCCCATGCACGTATGGCCTATGAAAACGCTGCCGCTAGGTGCATTTCTGGGTCATTGACTCGGGCTTGCCCGAAAGGAATTGGAGGAAAGCGTCATGGGGACCAAACAGCGATTGCCTGACCGCAAAAGCAAGATCACGGTGCGCGAGGTCGCGCGCCGTGCCAATGTCAGCGAGTCGACGGTTTCGCGGATCATGCGCAACAAGGGGCTCGTCGCCGAGTCCACCCGCGAGAAGGTCATGGAGACGGTCCGCGCGATGGGCTACGTCCCCAACCGCATCGCGGGCTCGCTGGCCTCGCTCGACTCCTTCCTCGTGGGCGTCGTCATCCCGTCGCTCTCCAACATCGTGTTCCCGGAGGTTCTGCAGGGCGTCCATGCCGGGCTCGAAGGAAGCGACCTGCAGCCGGTGATCTCGACCACGGATTACAATGTCGACCGCGAAGAGGCCGTCGTGCGCGGCATTCTCAGCTGGAAACCCGCCGCGATCCTGCTCGCCGGGTTCGACCACACCGACGCCACCCGCAAGATGCTCGAGCAAAGCGACATCCGCGTCGTCGAGATGATGGATATCGACAGCACGCCGATCGACATCGCGGTGGGCACCTCGCACCGCCGCGCGGGCCACGCGATCGGTCGCCACCTGATCTCGCGCGGCTACCGCCATTTCGGCTATGTCGGCCATGACTGGAACGCCGACCGCCGGGCGCGGCTGCGCTATGACGGGCTGTGCGAGGCGCTCGCGGAATCCGGCCTGTCGGTCGAGGCGCATGCGATCGACGACGGACCCAGCTCGGTCGGGACGGGCCGGGAGCAGACCGCGCGCCTGCGTGCGTCGGCCCCGCAGATCGACGTCGCGGTCTATTCCAACGACGACATGGCCGTGGGCGGCGTCTTCCACTGCCTTGCCGAAGGCATCAGCCTGCCCGACCAATTCGCCATATTCGGCTTCAACGGTCTCGATATCGGCAAGGAGCTGCCCCAGCCGCTCTCGACCGTCCGCTCGAACCGCTATCTCATCGGCAAGAAGGCGATCGAGGAGGTTCTGGCCTCGCCCGAGCGCCCGTCGACACCCACCATCATCGACACTGATTTCGAGGTCTTCGCCGGCGCAACCGCCTGAGGCGCGTCGAGCTCGGACACCGAACGAAAAAAGGAGAAATCCCATGCATCCCGCTCTCGCCAAAGGCAATGTCGCAGTCGTCACCGGAGGGGCCTCGGGTATCGGTCTCGCCGCCGCCCGCCACCTCGCCGGGCTGGGGATGCGTGTCTGCATCGCCGATCTGCCGGGGGCGGCCCTCGAAGCCGCCTACGACGCCCTGATCGCTGCGGGTGCGGCGGCGGCTGACGTAATGACGCAGGCCACCGATGTCTCGGACCGGGCGCAGATCACGGCGCTCGCTGATGAGGTCTGGGCGCATTTCGGGCCGGTCAATCTGCTGATGAACAATGCGGGCATGCAGCCCGGCAGCTCGATCTTCGATGCGGAAGGCAACTGGGACCGCATCCTCGACGTGAATATGGGTGGCATCATCCGGGGCAGCCAGATTTTTGCGCCGCGCATGATTGCGTCGGGCGCGCCGGGGCTGATCGTCAATACCGGCTCCAAGCAGGGGATCACCACGCCTCCGGGCGATCCGGCCTATAACGTGTCGAAAGTCGGCGTGAAGGCCTTTACCGAGGCGCTTCAGCACGAGCTGCGCAATCGCGCGGACTGCAAGGTCGAGGCGCGGCTGTTTATCCCGGGCTTCGTCTACACGCCGCTCACTGCGGGCGGGCGCACCGAGAAACCCGCCGATGCATGGACGCCCGAGCAGGTCGTGGAGTTCCTCTTCGACTCGATCGAGCGCGGCGATTTCTACATTCTGTGCCCAGACAACGACGTGGATCGCGCAACGGATGTGAAGCGCATCCTCTGGGCAGCGGGCGACATCACCGAGAACCGCCCGCCCTTGTCGCGCTGGCATCCCGATTACGGTGACGCCTTCAAGGCGTGGCTCAAGAAGTGATGCGCCCATGACGACCCGGGTTCATCGTATCGCGGCCATCCCCGGCGACGGGATCGGGCCAGAGGTGGTCGACGCCGCATTGACAGCGCTTGACCACCTGAGCCGCCAGACCAACGCGTTCCGGCTCGAGGTCGACCGCTTCGACTGGGGCTCGAAACGCTTTCAGCGCGAGGGCACTTTCATGCCCGCAGACGGGGTCGATGCACTGCGAACCTATGACTCGATCCTTTTCGGCGCGGTCGGCGCTCCGGACGTGCCCGATCACCTGACGCTCTGGGGGCTGCGCCTCGCGATCTGTCAGGGGCTCGATCAATATGCGAACCTACGGCCCACCCGGATCTTGCCGGGCCTGTCGAGCCCGCTTGCCGGTGTCGGTCCGGACGATCTGGACTGGCTGATCGTGCGCGAGAACTCCGAGGGCGAATATGCGGGGCAGGGCGGGCGCAGCCATCGCGGCCAGCCGCACGAGGTCGCCACCGAGACCGCCATCTTCACCCGCACCGGCGTCGAGCGCATCATGCGCGTGGCCTTCTCGCAGGCCCAGGCGCGCCCACGTAAGCGTCTGACGGTGGTGACGAAATCCAACGCGCAGCGCTACGGGCTGGTGCTATGGGACGAGATCGCCGCAGAGGTCGCGCGCGAGTTTCCCGACGTGACATGGGATCGGATGCTGGTCGACGCGATGACCGTGCGCATGACGCTCGATCCGCGTTCGCTCGACACGATCGTCGCAACGAACCTTCACGCCGACATCCTCTCGGATCTGGCGGCGGCGCTCGCAGGGTCGATCGGCATCGCCCCCACAGCCAACCTCAATCCCGAACGCGCCGCGCCGTCGATGTTCGAGCCGATCCATGGCTCGGCCTTCGATATCACCGGCAAGGGCGTCGCCAATCCCATCGGCACCTTCTGGAGTGCTTCGATGATGCTGGGGCATCTGGGAGAGACTGAGGCCGAGGCGCAGATGATGCGCGCGATCGAGGTCGTGACAGCCGATCCCGAGAGTCGCCCGCGCGACCTCGGCGGCACAGCCAGCACCGAGCAGGTGACGGAACGGCTCTGCCGCGCGCTCGATGAGATCGGGACGAAAAGCTGAAAATTACGGACGGGCGTTGGACGCTGTCGTCTTTTGTCGGTCTTGAGAGCCGGGCGCATGGGATGCGGACCTACGCAAGCCGAACTCGCGTGCCGCGCCAAGATCGGTATCCCGACAATGCGCGCCCTGGAGAAAGGGTCAGGCGCGATCCTCACGCTTGAGGCCAACCCCACGATGGCGGAGGTCTTCGGGCGTGTCGATGTCACTCGCCTCTTCGGCTGAAAGGGGGATGAGCGACTTACGCGGCAGGGCGCGCAACAGCTCCCGGGCACCTTGATCTTCGTCCTGATCGGGTGCGTGTCTCAAGTCGTGCGCGGTCAGAAGCGCTGGCGGCATCGGGATACCGTTGAAGGTGCAGGCGCGGCTGCCGCCGTCGCTATTCACCAAGGCGCGGAGCGTGTCGGTTGAAACGAAAGGCGTGTCGCCCAGCATAAACAGCGCACGTTCTGCCCGGCGGCTCGTTGCGACGCCGCGCGCCGCTCGCCAGCTCTCGGAGAGCGGCAGGCCCGGTGCCACGTGATGCACCTTGAACGACGGCGGGAGAGAAACGGCGACCCTCTCGGAAGAGACGATCGCCACGAGCGCATCGCATCCCGACGCCTCGAGCGCGCGCGCCGCTGCCAGCACCAAAGGGGCGCCGTTCCAGTCGGCAAGCAGCTTATCCTGAGCGCCGAACCGACGCGAGGCGCCGGCGGCGAGGAGGATGCCAAGCGTGCGCATGGTGGCCCGCGCCCGGATCAGTCGAGCGGCGAGAAGGCCGCGGGCTGCAGGAAGATGCTTTCCTGATGCACGAGATAAGGCAGGATCTTGGGCACGAAAGCCTGCCATTCCGGGTCTGCGCCCAGCTTGGCGCGTTGCGCGCTGCGGTGGCCGTAATCCTCATAGGCCCAGAGGAAGGTGACCGCGTTGAGCACGCCGCTGTCGCTGACCCAGCATCCGGCAAGCTTCGCATATTGGGTGATGATGTGCAGACCCTCGGCTTCATAGAGCTTGAGGAACTCGGGCGCCTTCCCGGGGGTGATGCGGTAGGTTCTTTGTTCGTAGATCATGTTGGACTCCGGCGTGAATGGCAGAAAATCGCGGGCACTGACGTCCCGTCATGCGCCGAAGCTACGACCAAACTTCAGGTTTTCGCAACACATAAGTCGTCAAGTGACGAAAAGATACTTTGCCTTCGCGCGGAATGGGCTAATGTAGGGAGCTGAAGTCGTTGCGTCCGGCGTCGGAATGAACAACAAGGGGTGCCAAGGGGAAAACGTGCAGGCCAAGCCAAAAATGACTGAAGGTTCGTCCAAAACGAACGGCGCCGGAAATAAGCCCGGCTCGCCGCAAGGCGCTGTGCGCATGCCGTTCAATGAGCGTCGTGCCCAGATTTTGGACGTCGCCACCGAGTTCTTTGCGGAGAACGGGCTTGCGGGGCAGACGCGGCAGCTGGCGGAGAAATGCGGCATCTCCCAGCGTCTTCTCTATCGCTTCTTTCCGACCAAGGAAGACTTGCTCAAAGAGGTCTATAACCGAGAAATTCTTGGTGCTTTCAAGGCCGTCTGGTTCGTTGAGCTTCAGGATCGTTCGCAGCCCATGGCCGTGCGCCTCGACGCATTCTATCGCGACTATCTTCAGTCTACCTTGACCCGGAAGTGGTTGCGATTGTTCCTTTATGCCTCGCTGGCCGAGGCGAATATGGCGCCTGACTACATCGCAGCGATCGTCATGCAGTTGCTGGAGACCGTGATGCGCGAAGTGGCGCATGAGCGGGGCGTAGAGCTGCCGGAAGATCCCGCATTGCTCCGCGAAATGGCGTGGACGCTGCACGGTGCGATCTCTCACTACGCGATTCGACGCCATATCTATCAAAGCAGCCTGTCGCTCTCCGAAGACCAGGTGGTAACGATGCATGTCCGCGTGTTCCTCGCGGGATTCGAAGACATGGTCGAGGTGTGCAGCGGCCGCTGAGCGCTGCAATCCGCTACATTTTCCCTGATTTCGCCTGCGGAGGCTTCCGCAGGCGCTGAAATTTTGTGCGATTTCCGTTGCGGAAGGGAAATCCTCACTTTTTCGTTTGTCGTCAGTTGACGAATAAATAAATCGCCAATAGCGTCGGTTCCCATAAACAAGATCAACAGGGACGGCTTGCTGCAGGTTGGGCTTTGAACGGGCTCGGGCTGAGGCGGCCATGCAAAAGGAATCGAAAGATGCTCAAGGATAAGACGCGCCGTCTCGGGCGCCGGGATTTCCTCCGCTACTCGGCGGCGGGCGCAGGGGCGCTGATGGCGCCGGGTCTGGTTCGTCCGGCGAAGGCCGAAACGGCCGCGCTGACGATGCACACCTGGTCGGCGGCGGTCGACACCGTGCAGAGCCACCTCAGCGCCTTCACCAAGGAAACCGGGATCCCGGTCAATTACGGCAACTCGCCCTGGGCCCAGTACCGCGAGGGCATGGTCGCGAAATTCGTGGGCGGTGCGCCGCTCGATGCGATGTGGGTGTCGGATTCCTGGCTGCCCGAATGGGCCGAAGCCGGCTGGATCGCTCCGGTCGACGAGTTCGACAGCCTGATGAAATACAACGCCGAGGCCGAGGATTTCTGCACCGACTCCATGACCTATGGCGGTCGTCAGTACGGCCTGACCTATTACACCGACTACATGGCCTTCTTCTATGACGAGGCGAAGCTCAAGGAAGCCGGCTTCGACGCTCCGCCGGAAACCTGGGACGAGCTGGTCGAGCAGTCGCTCGTCATGAAAGAGAAG
Proteins encoded in this region:
- a CDS encoding NIPSNAP family protein, producing the protein MIYEQRTYRITPGKAPEFLKLYEAEGLHIITQYAKLAGCWVSDSGVLNAVTFLWAYEDYGHRSAQRAKLGADPEWQAFVPKILPYLVHQESIFLQPAAFSPLD
- a CDS encoding tartrate dehydrogenase, translated to MTTRVHRIAAIPGDGIGPEVVDAALTALDHLSRQTNAFRLEVDRFDWGSKRFQREGTFMPADGVDALRTYDSILFGAVGAPDVPDHLTLWGLRLAICQGLDQYANLRPTRILPGLSSPLAGVGPDDLDWLIVRENSEGEYAGQGGRSHRGQPHEVATETAIFTRTGVERIMRVAFSQAQARPRKRLTVVTKSNAQRYGLVLWDEIAAEVAREFPDVTWDRMLVDAMTVRMTLDPRSLDTIVATNLHADILSDLAAALAGSIGIAPTANLNPERAAPSMFEPIHGSAFDITGKGVANPIGTFWSASMMLGHLGETEAEAQMMRAIEVVTADPESRPRDLGGTASTEQVTERLCRALDEIGTKS
- a CDS encoding sugar ABC transporter ATP-binding protein encodes the protein MKPFLEMIGISKTFPGVKALDHVDLHLNSGEVHVLAGENGAGKSTLMKIMTGVLRADPGGEIRVEGEPVVIKNPVHARSLGISIIYQELAVVNNLTVAENVFLAREPLLPTGLIDRTKMNADTRAVLHELGVEIDPEAMVGTLSIGQRQLIEIARAISYNSKLIIMDEPTASLSHHEASTLLRMSRKLAAQGVGIVFISHKLEEIFEIADRVTVLRDGRTVDTRPVSEMTSDLLVRLMVDRELDQLFGHHISHATDEVLMSVRNLTEKRVKDEGVFVRDVDFDLRRGEVLGFFGLVGAGRTEVMEMIFGSRPHSGEISINGKPARISSPSDAIEHGLGFVTEDRQSRGLVLGMSVRENFSLTHLSDYCSLDFVNRRKETAACADYIRALGIKTPSPEQKVLNLSGGNQQKVVLAKWAARRPQILIVDEPTRGIDIGAKAEVHTLLGKMAEEGMSIIVVSSDLPEILAISDRVIVLKEGKISGELTRENATQESVMLAATG
- a CDS encoding LacI family DNA-binding transcriptional regulator, producing the protein MGTKQRLPDRKSKITVREVARRANVSESTVSRIMRNKGLVAESTREKVMETVRAMGYVPNRIAGSLASLDSFLVGVVIPSLSNIVFPEVLQGVHAGLEGSDLQPVISTTDYNVDREEAVVRGILSWKPAAILLAGFDHTDATRKMLEQSDIRVVEMMDIDSTPIDIAVGTSHRRAGHAIGRHLISRGYRHFGYVGHDWNADRRARLRYDGLCEALAESGLSVEAHAIDDGPSSVGTGREQTARLRASAPQIDVAVYSNDDMAVGGVFHCLAEGISLPDQFAIFGFNGLDIGKELPQPLSTVRSNRYLIGKKAIEEVLASPERPSTPTIIDTDFEVFAGATA
- a CDS encoding SDR family NAD(P)-dependent oxidoreductase, which encodes MHPALAKGNVAVVTGGASGIGLAAARHLAGLGMRVCIADLPGAALEAAYDALIAAGAAAADVMTQATDVSDRAQITALADEVWAHFGPVNLLMNNAGMQPGSSIFDAEGNWDRILDVNMGGIIRGSQIFAPRMIASGAPGLIVNTGSKQGITTPPGDPAYNVSKVGVKAFTEALQHELRNRADCKVEARLFIPGFVYTPLTAGGRTEKPADAWTPEQVVEFLFDSIERGDFYILCPDNDVDRATDVKRILWAAGDITENRPPLSRWHPDYGDAFKAWLKK
- a CDS encoding TetR/AcrR family transcriptional regulator translates to MNNKGCQGENVQAKPKMTEGSSKTNGAGNKPGSPQGAVRMPFNERRAQILDVATEFFAENGLAGQTRQLAEKCGISQRLLYRFFPTKEDLLKEVYNREILGAFKAVWFVELQDRSQPMAVRLDAFYRDYLQSTLTRKWLRLFLYASLAEANMAPDYIAAIVMQLLETVMREVAHERGVELPEDPALLREMAWTLHGAISHYAIRRHIYQSSLSLSEDQVVTMHVRVFLAGFEDMVEVCSGR
- a CDS encoding NAD-dependent epimerase/dehydratase family protein, coding for MTKRVVFTGGTGKAGRHAVPHLLSKGYDVLNVDLKPLDLPGVNTLITDVTDSGAVFNALTTHHDFGGFEKGAPPSPPDAIVHFAAIPRVLIEPDNVTYQANVMSTYNVLEAAMKLGVRKVIIASSETTYGVCFAEGDKDFHSFPLEEDYDSDPMDSYGLSKVCNEKTARAFAARYGADIYALRIGNVIEPDEYGMFKGFLKDPMSRKRNAWSYIDARDLGEIVHLCIEKDGLGYQVFNAVNDTITADMPTTEFLKKYCPNTPITREMGADEAPISNRKAREVLGFKEAHPWRKYVEV
- a CDS encoding nucleotidyltransferase family protein; translated protein: MRTLGILLAAGASRRFGAQDKLLADWNGAPLVLAAARALEASGCDALVAIVSSERVAVSLPPSFKVHHVAPGLPLSESWRAARGVATSRRAERALFMLGDTPFVSTDTLRALVNSDGGSRACTFNGIPMPPALLTAHDLRHAPDQDEDQGARELLRALPRKSLIPLSAEEASDIDTPEDLRHRGVGLKREDRA